From the genome of Diorhabda sublineata isolate icDioSubl1.1 chromosome Y, icDioSubl1.1, whole genome shotgun sequence, one region includes:
- the LOC130451976 gene encoding craniofacial development protein 2-like: MDKIPKQDEIMILEDFNGRIGNEVISEIKNRFNEETLNSNGEQLIQFCAHNELRINNTFYPHKQQHKYTFENTRGHKSIIDYIIINRNIHPSKILDVRTLTSVNTGTNHHMVLTIMRNCVQRKTQNKPKVTEKLNIESLSDDTTKYLYQQRLRKAINENKILKDDTVELAWKRLSTNIRTAAEEALGKRKVNTESPTRNHGSHTKSNHLRKKKGKHIFNIEVKQ, from the coding sequence ATGGATAAGATACCGAAGCAAGACGAAATTATGATACTGGAGGATTTTAATGGAAGGATTGGTAACGAGGTTATTAGTGAAATTAAGAATCGGTTTAACGAAGAAACACTCAACAGCAATGGAGAACAACTCATACAATTCTGTGCACATAATGAACTACGCATTAACAACACGTTTTATCCCCATAAACAACAGCACAAGTATACGTTCGAGAACACAAGAGGACATAAATCGATTATAGACTACAttattataaacagaaatattcatccctcaaaaatattagatgtcAGAACATTAACCTCAGTAAACACAGGGACCAACCACCATATGGTGCTAACCATAATGCGGAACTGCGTACAAAGGAAAACCCAGAACAAACCGAAAGTGACAGAAAAGCTGAACATAGAAAGCCTTAGCGATGATACCACAAAATACCTCTACCAGCAGAGACTAAGGAaggcaataaatgaaaacaagatcTTGAAAGATGATACCGTAGAACTAGCATGGAAAAGATTAAGTACTAATATAAGGACAGCTGCAGAAGAAGCATTAGGCAAACGAAAGGTGAACACGGAAAGCCCAACACGAAACCATGGTTCACACACGAAATCAAATCACTTGCggaagaaaaaaggaaagcaTATCTTCAATATAGAAGTCAAACAATAA